A window of Bacteroidales bacterium genomic DNA:
AACCTTGAGTTACAAATGTAAGTTATATTCTGTCAGTATAACCGACCGTCTTTTCGTTTATGTTATTTCCGGTCCTCCCCGCTCCCACGTGATTCTCCCGCGAGAAAACAATGTTATGATATTTGAGTTTTAATGGAGATTTTTCGTTGCGAATATCGATTCCTACGATTATCTTTACCTCAACAATTAATAAAAACTATATGGAACCGAATAAAAACATGCTTATCGTTACGGGAAGTCCGCGCAGGAAAGGAAACACCGAGTTGTTGGCCAACGCTTTCATTAAAGGTGCCGAAGAAGCGGGACACAAGGTGACGCTGTTCGAAGCAGGACATAAGAAGATACAGGGTTGCCGGGCCTGCATGAAATGTTACAGCAAGGGACAGGCCTGCATTTACAACGACGATTTCAACGAAATGGCGCCCCTTGCCGAAGCAGCCGATATACTGGTGCTTGCCACACCCCTGTACTGGTTTTCGTTTCCTGCACAGATCAAAGCTGCCATCGATAAATTGTTTGCCTTATATGTCGGCAAACGCGATGTGAAGATCAAAGCGTGCGCGCTGATGGTATGTGCCGAAACCGACGATATGATTGATTTCGAAGGCATTGTCCGTTCTTACGAACTGATCTTTAATTATCTGAAATGGGACAATAGTGGTATACTTCTGATCCCGAATGTGAACCTTGTGGGCGACATTCTTAAAACAGATGCGCTTGACAGGGCGGAAGAATTCGGAAAAAATATCTGATTCTGGTACCGATGAGGCCGGAAAAGGAAATGTTGGATATGATCCTCGGATTTGCCGAATACGATCCGAGAATCAGGGCTGTCGGCATGGAAGGTTCACGTACCAACCCGAACGTGCCGAAAGATATTTTCCAGGATTACGATATTTCCTATCTGGTAACCGATATGAATTCGTTCATCGACCACCCTGCATGGATCGATGTTTTCGGAGAACGGTTGATCATGCAGACACCCGAAGCCATGTCG
This region includes:
- a CDS encoding flavodoxin family protein, whose protein sequence is MEPNKNMLIVTGSPRRKGNTELLANAFIKGAEEAGHKVTLFEAGHKKIQGCRACMKCYSKGQACIYNDDFNEMAPLAEAADILVLATPLYWFSFPAQIKAAIDKLFALYVGKRDVKIKACALMVCAETDDMIDFEGIVRSYELIFNYLKWDNSGILLIPNVNLVGDILKTDALDRAEEFGKNI